The Rhinolophus ferrumequinum isolate MPI-CBG mRhiFer1 chromosome 6, mRhiFer1_v1.p, whole genome shotgun sequence genome has a window encoding:
- the LIN52 gene encoding protein lin-52 homolog isoform X3, giving the protein MGWKMASPTDGTDLEASLLSFEKLDRASPDLWPEQLPGVAEFAASFKSPITSSPPKWMAEIERDDIDMLKELGSLTTANLMEKVRGLQNLAYQLGLDEYYSSTLGV; this is encoded by the exons GGACAGATCTGGAAGCATCTTTGTTAAGTTTTGAAAAACTTGACCGGGCCTCACCAGACCTTTGGCCAGAACAAT taccAGGTGTTGCTGAATTTGCAGCGTCTTTCAAAAGT cCTATTACTAGCTCTCCACCCAAATGGATGGCTGAAATAGAACGTGATGACATCGATATGTTGAAAG AACTGGGAAGCCTCACCACAGCTAATTTGATGGAGAAGGTACGAGGCCTACAGAACCTGGCCTATCAACTGGGGCTGGATGAGT ATTATTCATCTACTCTAGGGGTTTGA